The genomic interval GATCACCTTCCTTCCGAACATGCCCGCCACGTCGACCGCCTGCTGTATCCTGTGGATATTCGACGCAAAGGTTGCGATGATTATCCTGCCCTTTGCCTTTGAGAAGATATCCTCAAAGGCCCTCCTCACCTCCTTTTCGGAAAAGGTGAATCCGCCCTTTTCAGCGTTTGTGCTGTCGGACAGGAGGAGGAGAACCCCCTTTTCGCCGTACTCAGAAAACTTATGGAAATCCATGAGTTGTCCATCGACAGGGGTTGGATCGAGTTTGAAGTCGCCGGTGTGGATGATCCTGCCGAAAGGGGAATTGATGCAGAGTCCTACACCGTCGACGATGCTGTGCGTCACCCTGAGGAACTCGACGGTAAAAATACCCAACTGTATCGTGTCCCTCGGCCTGACAGACATGAGCCTGACGTGTTCGAGATGATGCTCGGCAAGTTTCTCCCTTATGAGGCCCAGGGTGAGGGGTGTCCCATAAATAGGGATATCGATCTCCTTCTCCTCGGGAGCAGGCATGTCTGCCCCGCTTTTTCTCACGCCCAGCTCCTTGAGCAAGAATGGCAGGGCGCCGGTATGGTCCTCGTGGCCGTGGGTGATGAGGATCCCCCGGATCTTATACCTGTTTTCGATGAGATATGCGTAGTCGGGGATCACAAAGTCCACACCGAGCATGTCCTCCTCGGGGAACATCAGACCCGCATCGACAACGATAATGTCGTCTCCGTATTCGAAGACGGTGCTGTTGATGCCGATCTCCTCGACACCGCCCAAGGGAATTATTGAGAGGGTGTTTTCCAATTACTTCAGCAGAAACTCAAGCAATGCCTTTTGTGAATGGAGCCTGTTCTCAGCCTGGTCAAAGACCGCACTGTGAGGACCGTCCATGACCTCATCGGTAATCTCCTCACCCCGGTGCGCAGGAAGACAGTGAAGCACGATAGCGTCCTTCCTGGCGCAGGAGAGCAGCGCGCTGTTGATCTGGTAGGGCCGGAATCTCGCCCTCCGCTCTTCAGCCTCTTTTTCCTGTCCCATACTCACCCAGACATCGGTATACACCACATCGGCCCTGCCCGCTGCCTCCTTCGGGTCCCGCAGGATAATGATATCGCCCCTGCCGTCCTCGCGGGCCCTATCGAGGATATCGGGATGGGGCTCATACCCTTCGGGACAGGCGATCACGAGTTCCATCTCCATCCTCACTGCCGCCTCTATCAGGGAGTTTGAAATATTGTTGCCGTCACCGATAAAGGCAAAGCGTATGTCCTTCACATGACCCTTCCTCTCGAGTATCGTCATGATGTCTGCAAGGATCTGGCAGGGATGGTGGAGGTCCGAAAGGCCGTTGATCACGGGAATGGTTGCGCTCGATGCAAATTCCTCGATCCTTGCGTGGGCATGGGTCCTGATGACGACACCCTTCAGATACCTCGAAAGCGTCCGGGCCGTGTCCGAAATCGTCTCTCCCCTCCCCATCTGGAGGTCACCGGTATGAAGATAGATCGGCTGACCGCCGAGCTGGTAGATGCCGGCCTCAAAGGAGACCCTCGTCCTTGTAGAAGGCTTTTCGAAGAGGAGCCCGATACTCTTCCCGATGAGGGGACAGGAGTTGCGGTCCTCTCCTGATTTCAGTTTCAGGGCGCGCTTCAGGAGGGAATCAATCTCTTCCGATGACAGATCCCAGACAGTCAGAAAATCTCTCTTCACAATAATCCCCCAAGGACTTCATCGAGTATCTCGAGCATGTGGTCTATATCCCTTTCCTGCACGATGAGCGGAGGGACGAACCTCAACACATTCCCCGCAGTGCAGTTGATGATCACTCCCCTCCCCATGCAGGCCTTCACGATCGGCGTACACTCCCTCGTCATCTCCATGCCGACGAGGAGACCCATTCCCCGCACATCACTGATCACCGATGAATGTTCCCTCTTCAGTTCATCAAGACCCTTCATCAGGTATGCCCCCATCCGCCTGCACTGGTCGAGGAGGATCCCGTCTTCGAGAAGGGTATCTATCGTGGCTATTGCAGCGGCAGAGGCAAGGGGGTTGCCGCCGAAGGTGGAAGCGTGGTCGCCCGGATGAAACGCAGACGCCACCCTATCAGTTGCGAGCATCGCACCTATGGCAACGCCGCCTCCAAGCCCCTTTGCAAGGCTCATGATGTCGGGAGTGATACCGTAATTTTCGTAGGCAAAGAGCCTTCCCGTCCGCCCCATGCCGGTCTGTACCTCGTCAAGGATGAGCAGGATCTTATGTCTGTCGCAGAGTTCACGGACGCCCTTCAGATAATCCGCCGACGGCAGTCTTATACCGCCTTCCGCCTGGATCGGCTCAAGCATGACGGCGCAGGTCTCCCGTGTGATCGCCCTCTTCAGCGCATCAATGTTGTCGAATTCAACATGTCGAAATCCCGGGAGGAGCGGCTCAAAACCCTTGTGGAATTTCTTCTGGCCGGTGGCGGAAAGGGCTGCCATCGTCCTTCCATGGAACGAATTCACCGTCGAAATGATCTCGACGTGGTGCTCCGAAAGATTCTCCTTCGCGTACTTCCTCGCGAGCTTGATCGCTGCCTCGTTCGCTTCTGCTCCGGAATTGCAGAAAAAGACCTTGTCAGCAAAAGAATGCTCCACAAGGAGTTTTGCGAGCCTGATCTGGGGCTCATTATGGTAGAGATTCGAAACGTGGAGGAGTCTCTGCGCCTGTTTCTGGAGCGCAACTACGACCTTCGGGTGGCAGTGACCAAGAACGTTCACCGCGATGCCTCCTACAAAGTCGAGATACTCCTTTCCATCGGTGCTCCAGACCTTCATGCCCCTACCCTTCCTCAGGACAATAGGCGACCTCGTGTAGGTATTCATAATGTAATGGCCCGATTCTTCAATGATTTTTCTGATATCCATAGAGAG from Thermodesulfovibrionales bacterium carries:
- a CDS encoding ribonuclease J, which codes for MENTLSIIPLGGVEEIGINSTVFEYGDDIIVVDAGLMFPEEDMLGVDFVIPDYAYLIENRYKIRGILITHGHEDHTGALPFLLKELGVRKSGADMPAPEEKEIDIPIYGTPLTLGLIREKLAEHHLEHVRLMSVRPRDTIQLGIFTVEFLRVTHSIVDGVGLCINSPFGRIIHTGDFKLDPTPVDGQLMDFHKFSEYGEKGVLLLLSDSTNAEKGGFTFSEKEVRRAFEDIFSKAKGRIIIATFASNIHRIQQAVDVAGMFGRKVI
- the argF gene encoding ornithine carbamoyltransferase codes for the protein MKRDFLTVWDLSSEEIDSLLKRALKLKSGEDRNSCPLIGKSIGLLFEKPSTRTRVSFEAGIYQLGGQPIYLHTGDLQMGRGETISDTARTLSRYLKGVVIRTHAHARIEEFASSATIPVINGLSDLHHPCQILADIMTILERKGHVKDIRFAFIGDGNNISNSLIEAAVRMEMELVIACPEGYEPHPDILDRAREDGRGDIIILRDPKEAAGRADVVYTDVWVSMGQEKEAEERRARFRPYQINSALLSCARKDAIVLHCLPAHRGEEITDEVMDGPHSAVFDQAENRLHSQKALLEFLLK
- a CDS encoding acetylornithine transaminase, encoding MDIRKIIEESGHYIMNTYTRSPIVLRKGRGMKVWSTDGKEYLDFVGGIAVNVLGHCHPKVVVALQKQAQRLLHVSNLYHNEPQIRLAKLLVEHSFADKVFFCNSGAEANEAAIKLARKYAKENLSEHHVEIISTVNSFHGRTMAALSATGQKKFHKGFEPLLPGFRHVEFDNIDALKRAITRETCAVMLEPIQAEGGIRLPSADYLKGVRELCDRHKILLILDEVQTGMGRTGRLFAYENYGITPDIMSLAKGLGGGVAIGAMLATDRVASAFHPGDHASTFGGNPLASAAAIATIDTLLEDGILLDQCRRMGAYLMKGLDELKREHSSVISDVRGMGLLVGMEMTRECTPIVKACMGRGVIINCTAGNVLRFVPPLIVQERDIDHMLEILDEVLGGLL